A genomic region of Anas platyrhynchos isolate ZD024472 breed Pekin duck chromosome 9, IASCAAS_PekinDuck_T2T, whole genome shotgun sequence contains the following coding sequences:
- the TRIM59 gene encoding tripartite motif-containing protein 59: protein MHHFEEELTCSICYSLFSDPRVLPCSHTFCRNCLEGVLDLSGNFSIWRPLRILLKCPNCRSVVEIPDSGTESLPINFALKAIIEKYRQEDHSDVATCSEHYRQPLNVYCLLDKKMVCGHCLTIGKHNGHPIDDLYSAYLKEKQSSGKILEQLTDKHWADVYLLIEKLKEQKSQCESVIQDDKKVVVLYFKKLSETLENKKQALLSALDEINRQVLEEYDPLIENLKKMREEQLELMSLNTSIQKEESPLVFLEKVDGVYQRLKALKEKQLPDVKPVEIYPRVGHLLKDVWSNTEIGQINKILTPKIKLIPKRKLQIKSKQKERGKSEELPPAVNSLAVILLFVIAAIALFAFSKLVSSFGIETVPTYISEFLHSIYQGFCAHLQTIVDALCHKFNLTVKFLGMIVPLWLFQ, encoded by the coding sequence ATGCATCACTTTGAGGAAGAGTTAACGTGCTCCATCTGCTACAGCCTGTTTTCAGATCCCCGTGTTCTGCCTTGTTCCCATACATTCTGTAGAAATTGTCTGGAGGGTGTCCTTGATCTGTCAGGCAACTTTTCCATTTGGAGACCCCTGAGAATTCTTCTGAAGTGCCCAAACTGTAGGAGCGTTGTTGAGATTCCTGACTCTGGCACTGAATCGCTGCCGATCAACTTTGCACTGAAAGCTATTATTGAGAAATACCGTCAGGAAGATCACTCTGATGTTGCAACTTGCAGTGAGCATTATAGGCAGCCGCTGAACGTTTACTGCCTTTTGGATAAAAAAATGGTGTGTGGGCATTGCCTTACAATAGGAAAACACAACGGGCATCCCATAGACGACCTTTACAGTGCCTACCTAAAAGAGAAGCAGTCTTCTGGAAAAATTCTCGAGCAGCTGACTGATAAACACTGGGCTGATGTATATTTGCTCattgaaaagctgaaagaacAGAAATCCCAGTGTGAAAGCGTCATTCAAGATGATAAAAAAGTAGTGGTTCTGTACTTTAAGAAACTTAGCGAGACATTGGAGAATAAAAAAcaagctctgctctctgcactGGATGAAATCAACAGGCAGGTTTTGGAAGAATATGATCCTCTCattgagaatttaaaaaaaatgagggaagaACAGCTTGAATTAATGTCACTGAACACATCTATTCAGAAAGAAGAGTCCCCACTTGTTTTTCTTGAGAAGGTGGATGGGGTGTACCAACGGCTAAAAGctttgaaagagaagcagctgcCGGATGTTAAACCTGTCGAGATCTACCCCAGGGTTGGGCACCTGTTGAAGGATGTGTGGTCCAACACCGAAATTGGTCAGATCAACAAGATCCTTACTCCAAAGATAAAACTGATTCCAAAAAGGAAATTACAGatcaaaagcaagcaaaaagaaagaggaaaatctgAAGAACTCCCCCCAGCTGTAAATTCTCTAGCAGTCATTCTTCTTTTTGTAATAGCAGCGATAGCTCTGTTTGCATTTTCCAAACTGGTGTCATCATTTGGAATTGAAACTGTTCCCACTTACATTTCAGAATTCTTGCACTCTATTTATCAAGGTTTTTGTGCTCATTTGCAGACTATAGTGGATGCACTGTGCCATAAATTTAATCTTACGGTGAAGTTTTTAGGGATGATTGTTCCTCTTTGGCTATTTCAATGA